A single genomic interval of Oceanithermus profundus DSM 14977 harbors:
- a CDS encoding redox-sensing transcriptional repressor Rex gives MAKIPDATITRLVRYLRALERMEEAGAVRTSSEELARATGVTAFQVRKDLAYFGSYGTRGVGYTVPVLRRELRQILGLGRKWRLIIVGMGRLGQALADYPGLAEGYELVAGFDVDPGILGRRVGPVTVRPMEELEATVRDEHVDVALLAVPEGQAQGVAERLVRAGVRGLLNFAPVVLSLPEEVAVENVDFMAGLSRLGFFMLNPRWREEMMG, from the coding sequence GTGGCCAAGATTCCGGACGCGACGATCACCAGGCTGGTGCGCTACCTGCGGGCCCTGGAGCGCATGGAGGAGGCCGGCGCGGTGCGCACCTCGAGCGAGGAGCTGGCCCGCGCCACCGGCGTCACCGCGTTTCAGGTGCGCAAGGACCTGGCCTACTTCGGCAGCTACGGCACCCGCGGCGTCGGCTACACCGTCCCGGTCTTGCGGCGCGAGCTGCGCCAGATCCTGGGGCTGGGGCGCAAGTGGCGCTTGATCATCGTGGGCATGGGCCGTCTGGGGCAGGCGCTCGCCGACTACCCCGGACTCGCGGAGGGTTACGAGCTGGTCGCGGGGTTCGACGTCGACCCCGGGATTCTCGGCCGCAGGGTGGGGCCGGTGACCGTGCGGCCGATGGAGGAGCTCGAGGCCACGGTGCGGGACGAGCACGTCGACGTCGCCCTGCTGGCCGTGCCCGAGGGGCAGGCCCAGGGCGTGGCCGAGCGGTTGGTCCGGGCCGGGGTGCGGGGGCTGCTCAACTTCGCGCCGGTGGTGCTGAGCCTGCCCGAAGAGGTGGCCGTCGAAAACGTAGACTTTATGGCTGGACTTTCCCGTTTAGGTTTCTTTATGCTGAACCCAAGGTGGCGAGAGGAGATGATGGGATGA
- a CDS encoding SPOR domain-containing protein, translated as MRWLRENWIDALIFAVFAVTVVGIVLFLTGVNPFKTKAPSGVTAPVPIAAPAQGETTAPGVDAEAPAAEEPVTVVPLLPEAPEAAPEEPAGAPPAEPAAATPAAGSAAPAGRTETAPPPAAPAGPETGIFRVSVGAFGNPLNALALAQKLEAQGYAVRLEPVGRVTRVAVGPFTRRGDAVQAAERLADYEPQIYRGDSPEPTQTYLQVGAFKQLASAEATVRALRDQGIGPVVLQYRKPWIKVWVGPVAPEQLAALKRRLVEAGFEVVEVR; from the coding sequence ATGCGCTGGTTACGAGAAAACTGGATTGACGCGCTTATCTTCGCGGTGTTTGCGGTTACGGTCGTCGGGATCGTGCTCTTCCTCACCGGCGTGAACCCCTTCAAGACCAAGGCCCCCTCCGGGGTGACGGCCCCGGTTCCCATCGCCGCGCCCGCGCAGGGCGAAACGACGGCACCGGGTGTGGACGCCGAGGCCCCGGCGGCCGAGGAGCCGGTCACCGTGGTGCCGCTGCTGCCTGAAGCGCCCGAGGCCGCCCCGGAAGAGCCCGCCGGCGCGCCGCCGGCCGAACCTGCGGCCGCGACGCCCGCGGCCGGTTCCGCGGCACCCGCCGGCCGCACGGAGACCGCTCCGCCCCCCGCCGCCCCGGCGGGGCCGGAGACGGGCATCTTCCGGGTTTCGGTGGGGGCCTTCGGCAACCCGCTCAACGCGTTGGCGCTGGCCCAGAAGCTGGAGGCCCAGGGCTACGCCGTCCGCCTCGAGCCCGTAGGGCGCGTCACCCGCGTGGCCGTCGGCCCCTTCACGCGCCGCGGCGACGCGGTGCAGGCGGCCGAGCGGCTGGCCGACTACGAGCCGCAGATCTACCGCGGCGACAGCCCCGAACCCACCCAGACCTACCTGCAGGTGGGGGCCTTCAAGCAGCTGGCCTCGGCCGAGGCCACGGTCCGCGCGCTGCGCGACCAGGGGATCGGCCCGGTGGTGCTGCAATACCGCAAGCCCTGGATCAAGGTCTGGGTCGGTCCCGTCGCCCCCGAGCAGCTCGCGGCGCTCAAGCGCCGGCTCGTCGAGGCCGGTTTCGAAGTCGTCGAGGTGCGCTAG
- a CDS encoding tetratricopeptide repeat protein: protein MKPTWIILLLLGSWFAYAQTAPSASPDPAALEEQLKSQPGDLPTMVALGRAYLDVGRYDDAARVFEDVLALDYENFQAHFGLGLALYRKGDLRGALFEFDQVTRLFPDRFEGWYNLAVAYADLGRWKEAAAAFKKALALGEEQNLAPEVLRPAYLGLASSLRKLGSPEEAAAVLIEALGKVGEDEELLYQVADNLAMAGKPKEAIPYLYKVLNRDRGHVAAVSLLADIFVGQGLTDRALRELDRSLQAVDDPAVRANLLLKKAMVLKPTDPDRASQLLQEATRLDSRLWQAHYDLGTHWLRAGDADRALVAFQKAYSVKPDEPRILVGLAAAYFQKKDYKQASRYAKLAAAAAQGDVRADALLVAGKSAYRLGRYGEARALLLQAVDLVPDRAEAWLWLGLAAYALQDLDTAVPALERAVQLDPSPVARLNLGAAYLASKRFSDAEQVLTQVVLEDPNNAEAWYNLGWALKALARESEAQRAWKRALELGFEPARSLIKK from the coding sequence ATGAAACCAACGTGGATCATCCTACTGCTTCTCGGGAGTTGGTTCGCCTATGCGCAAACCGCCCCGTCCGCCAGTCCCGATCCAGCGGCTTTGGAGGAGCAGCTGAAAAGTCAGCCGGGGGACCTGCCCACCATGGTCGCGCTGGGGCGCGCCTACCTGGACGTGGGCCGCTACGACGACGCGGCGCGGGTCTTCGAGGACGTGCTGGCGCTCGACTACGAAAACTTCCAGGCCCACTTCGGCCTCGGCCTCGCGCTTTACCGCAAGGGCGACCTGCGCGGCGCGCTCTTCGAGTTCGACCAGGTGACCCGACTCTTCCCGGACCGTTTCGAAGGCTGGTACAACCTGGCCGTCGCCTACGCCGACCTGGGGCGCTGGAAGGAGGCCGCGGCGGCGTTCAAGAAGGCCCTCGCCCTCGGCGAGGAGCAGAACCTGGCCCCCGAGGTGCTGCGGCCCGCCTACCTGGGCCTGGCCTCCTCACTGCGCAAGCTCGGCTCCCCCGAAGAAGCGGCCGCGGTCCTGATCGAAGCGCTGGGGAAGGTGGGCGAGGACGAAGAACTGCTCTACCAGGTGGCCGACAACCTGGCGATGGCCGGGAAACCCAAGGAGGCGATCCCTTACCTGTACAAGGTGCTCAACCGCGACCGCGGGCACGTGGCGGCGGTGAGCCTGCTGGCCGACATCTTCGTGGGGCAGGGCCTCACCGATCGCGCGCTGCGGGAGCTCGACCGCTCGCTGCAGGCCGTGGACGATCCCGCGGTGCGCGCCAACCTGCTGCTCAAGAAGGCCATGGTCCTCAAGCCCACGGACCCGGACCGGGCCTCGCAGCTGTTGCAGGAGGCGACCCGCCTGGACTCGCGCCTCTGGCAGGCCCACTACGACCTGGGCACCCACTGGCTGCGCGCGGGGGACGCGGACCGCGCGCTGGTGGCCTTCCAGAAGGCGTACAGCGTGAAACCCGACGAGCCGCGCATCCTCGTGGGCCTGGCCGCGGCGTACTTCCAGAAGAAGGACTACAAGCAGGCCTCGCGCTACGCCAAGCTGGCCGCGGCCGCCGCGCAGGGCGACGTGCGGGCGGACGCGCTGCTGGTCGCGGGCAAGAGCGCGTACCGCCTCGGGCGCTACGGCGAGGCGCGGGCGCTGCTCCTGCAGGCCGTGGACCTGGTTCCCGACCGCGCCGAGGCCTGGTTGTGGCTGGGGCTGGCGGCCTACGCGCTGCAGGACCTCGACACCGCGGTGCCGGCGCTCGAGCGGGCCGTGCAGCTCGACCCCTCGCCGGTGGCCCGCCTCAACCTGGGGGCGGCGTACCTGGCGTCCAAGCGCTTCAGCGACGCCGAGCAGGTGCTTACCCAGGTGGTCCTGGAGGACCCCAACAACGCCGAGGCCTGGTACAACCTGGGCTGGGCCCTCAAGGCGCTGGCGCGCGAATCGGAGGCCCAGCGCGCCTGGAAGCGGGCTTTGGAACTGGGCTTCGAGCCCGCACGCAGCCTCATCAAGAAATGA
- a CDS encoding DUF420 domain-containing protein yields the protein MASLGAWAAAAILASGVLVVVGVLLIRRGRRDLHPKAMLAAVLLAAAFLVLYLIKWTFVGATHYAGPEWGRAPYLALLLTHTVAATLNLPLVLAAVYWAVRGEWARHRAWVRWAVPVWLYAALSGWIIYLVLARYGVPA from the coding sequence ATGGCGTCGCTAGGCGCGTGGGCCGCCGCGGCCATCCTCGCCAGCGGGGTGCTGGTGGTCGTGGGCGTGCTGCTGATCCGCCGCGGCCGCCGTGACCTGCACCCCAAGGCGATGCTCGCCGCGGTCCTACTGGCGGCCGCCTTTCTCGTTCTCTACCTCATCAAGTGGACGTTCGTGGGGGCCACCCACTACGCGGGCCCCGAGTGGGGGCGCGCGCCCTACCTGGCGCTGCTGCTGACCCATACCGTTGCCGCGACGCTGAATCTGCCGCTGGTGCTGGCCGCGGTCTACTGGGCGGTGCGGGGCGAGTGGGCGCGGCACCGCGCCTGGGTGCGCTGGGCGGTCCCGGTCTGGCTCTACGCCGCGCTCAGCGGCTGGATAATCTACCTGGTGCTCGCCCGATACGGCGTGCCCGCCTGA